ATATATTTAAATAACGACTTTCTCTTTTTCATTATTATATTTTCATTTTAAACATTTCTAAGAAATTCATATCCAGCAAACTGATTATTAATAACATCTATTATGTAATCATGCCTATCGGTTTCACTTCTCCATTTTCTTTAACAGTTCAATTTGCTGTTTTGCATATTCTTTGGATTGGTCATCGCCATATTTCAATACTTTTTCGTAATATTTGATTGCTTTCTGACATTTCCCTTTCAGCTTGTATGCCTGAGCGATGTTGCTTAATACGATATAATCTTTGCCATCTATTTTTTCGGCTTTCAATAATGCCTCCAGCGCTTTATCATATTCCTTTTTCAGCATGTAAACAATGGATAAGTTCGACAGACTCTCAACATGGTTTGGATTTTGTTTGAGAACGGCCTCCGCAATTGCTTTCATGTTGTCCAACAACGTATCATCTTCGGTATTATAAATTTGAAGTACATATTTCTGAACGGTACTCAACAGGAACTTTTCAGGATCTTCAACCGGAGTATTTTCGGTCCATACCCATTTGTTATCAATCTTCGCCGAATAGTCGATTGTTTTAATTATTTCGTCCGTGAATTTCGCATAATCTTTAATCAGTCCGAATACGTAGACTTTTCCAAAGCGCATATCCAGGCGGGAAGGATATCTTTCAATCCCTTTATCAATGAAGGTAAGGCCTTTGCCTAAAAACTCTTTATCATAGTAAGTCTCGTCATAAATATATCCCACCGGCTCTTTCACGGTAGAATCCTTGTCCATAATTTGAAAAACAATTTCGCCTTTGGGAGTATTCCCCAACGTGATAAGCTCCTTCTTGCTTTTGTTAACATAGTAATTAAAGTAGGCTACATATAATTCGGGATCGTCGTTTTTCGCTTTCTCCCATTTTTGGAGCAACTGCAATTGCCCTATTGTATCTCCTTTAGAGAAGAGCTCACCAAACTTCTTATTAAAATCTTGTGCATAGGCTTGATTAAAGGATAGCAACAAACCCATGATAAATGTGGTTGTCAATTTTTTCATAGTATTTAGTTTTATTCGCAATATTTCTTCATAGCATCTATTATCTTCTGTTTTGTACACCCCAGCTCAATGCATCTTTTCAGATCACTACATATCTTCACCTTCTCGTCTGCAGGAATTTCAATATTTTCTTTAGCAGGATAAATCGAGACTTCGCTATTCTGACTTAATACCCGACTGTCTTTGAACTCGTATTTCCGGATTAGTGCAAAAGCCCTGTTGCCAAAAGCTTCCATGTATAATGGTTCCAAACTGATGGCTTTGTCAAAATCAAGAACTGCTTCATCAAACTTGAAATCGTATAAATAAGCTGTTCCCCTATAAAAATAGTTTTCAGTTAAATTAGAATTCAGTTCAACAGCTTTGGTATAATAAACTACGGCTTTGGCATAATCTCCTGTTTCAAAAGCCTCTTGACCTTTTTCTACAAAGGAGTTTACCAGAATTGCATCTTTTGAAAGTTTGGGTTTCCCTGATTTGAATTCCACCGACAACTTGATAGCTCCGGTGGAATACCACATTTGCCAAAAGCCATCTTCTTTTCCATTTTTGAAGACTCCCTTTTGTTGTAATTTGCCATTAGGGAAAAACTGTCCACTCTCTCCATCTGCTATTCCATTGGAGTAATTTCTATAAAACTTTAAACCTCCATCTTTATAGTATGCATTAGTAAGCCCATCTACAAGCCCTTTTTTCAGAAAACCGTCCCGTTCTTTTATTCCGTTCAGATAATAGTCTATCACTCTTCCTGTATATGGGGTTGATGAACCAATCAAACACCATTTCCCCTCTTTTTGATACATTCTTTTTGTCGTCGGAATTCTTCTTATCTCTTCGGATCGTTTTGTATATTCCTTCGTGAAAACAAAAATAATTTTATCAAAATCATAGATTTTATACTCGCCGAAATCAGCTTTGTTTGTAATGACATTCAAATGATCTACCGTATTTTCAGACAGAGTACCTTCCTCTTCATTTATATTTCCGAATACAGGAATTGAATCGACAACAAATAAGGTTTTATCCTGATTTTCTTGCCCATAGACTGAAATAGACATGAATGTCATTAAACAGAATAATATTTGTTTCATAAGTATTTTATTTATAAAATGGCAACAAACAGCTTAGGCATATTTTTAAAATGGGATTGTTGCCTGGTCAACTTTTAAACGGCATAAATGTAGACAAAATAAGTTGATATCCCAATGCTTACTTTAAATATATTTTTATTTCATATTAATTCATTGGGTGATTTCCTGGCTGGTGGTGCATGCGAAACCTGTGCAATGCCGGCTTTTAAAACAGCTCTCTCATAGCTTCCACATATTTTACCAAAAACCATAAAACGACAGGTGCGCGACTTCTATAAAGTCACGCGCTTTTAGAGCGAAAGTCACGCATCTATATACCACTGATATACATACACATACAGCCTTTCTGCGTGACTTGCGCGACTTGCGCGACTTTTAAAAAACAATTATATGGGGAAATGAGATGCCTGCTAGCTATGATTTATGCTCTCTATTATTTTTTTTCGGTTAGTAGTGAAAGCCATCAATGTGCTTTTTTACTGTTCCCTTCTATATAGGTAAAGAAATTAATGCCATCACGAGACATCTCGAATTTTGTATTAATCATTCCATTGTCTAATAAAGTGTAAATAAGACGAAAAACAGGAGCGTTATCCATTTTTTCGCTTGTTAAAGTGATGGACTTATCAGAGCAGGTAACCTGGTAATGAATAACATGTCCTTCGTTGTCAAAATAGATTGCCTGGGAGCTCTTTTCTTTCACATTGGGATAAACAATCATAATATCATCATGAATAACGGCAGGTTTCTGTTCTGTAGCAGGATACTCTGAATGGCTTTTCCGGACAATTACGTTTTTATCCAGTTCATAAGAAAAGGAGAAAGTGCCTCCACCTTGTCCGGGCTGTCCGCTACCTTCGCCTACCCACTCTCCCATTAACCAGCTCCAACTATTCCAATCTGCTTTTTGTTGTCCAAATGCTACGGTAGTTATTGTTAAAAATGCAATTATAAGAAGAATTCTAGTTTTCATAATATTTTGTTTTAAAAACAAATATAGGAAGTTTTACCTATTCGCCCCAATAAAACGCATCTGATTATTGTATGTATTAATAAACAACAATGCAGAGAAAGTTGCTTGACTTTCTCCGCATTGCACTAAACCTATAAAAAGAGATTACTAGTCTCGATTAGAGCATTCCTTTGGTTGAAGGCAGTTCAAAATGATAAATATCTCTCTTTATCGCCATCTTCAGGGCACGGGCCAGAGCTTTGAAGATTCCTTCGATCTTGTGATGCTCGTTCTGCCCTTCGGCTTTGATGTTCAGATTCATTTTTGCAGCATCGCTCAGGGATTTAAAGAAATGCAGGAACATTTCGGTAGGCATCTCTCCTATCTTCTCGCGTTTGAATTCTGCATCCCATACCAGCCAAGGGCGTCCGCCAAAGTCGAGTGCCACCTGACACAGGCAGTCGTCCATCGGCAAACAATAGCCATAACGTTCGATGCCGCGCTTGCTACCCAAAGCTTTATAGATGCATTCGCCCAGTGCAATGGCTGTATCTTCAATGGTGTGGTGTTCGTCCACCTCCAAATCGCCTTTTACCCTGATAGTTAAGTCCATCCCCGAATGTTTGCCGATTTGCTCGAGCATATGGTCAAAGAATCCCAGTCCGGTAGAGATATTGCACGTTCCTGATCCGTCTAAGTTTATTTTAATCAGAATATCGGTTTCTTTAGTTGTTCGCTGCACTTGAGCGGTACGTTCACCGGCGAAAAGGAATTCGGTAACACGGTCCCAGTCGGCAGTTACCAAAACACATACATCTTCGAGCCCTTTACGTTTCAACTCATCAGTTGAATCCTGCATAAAGATGGCTTTGCACCCAATATTCTTTGCCAGCTGAACATCTGTAATGCGATCGCCAATAACAAAGCTTCCGGCCAAATCATACGCACCTTCCTGCAGGTATTTCCCCATCATTCCGATTCCCGGTTTGCGGTTGGGACTCTTCTCTTCGGGCATGCTGGGGTCGATGAGGATGTCATCGAACGTGATTCCTTCGTTCTCGAATGCTTTCAGCATTTTGTTGTGTGCCGGCCAAAAGGTGTGTTCCGGGAAAGAGTCTGTACCTAGCCCATCCTGGTTGGTAACCATCACAAATTCAAAATCGAGTTTGCTTCTGATAAATCCGAGATTTCGGAAAACCTTGGGGTAAAACTCCAGCTTATCGAGCGAATCGAGCTGATAATCAACTGGCGGCTCAATAACCAGCGTCCCGTCTCTATCTATAAATAGTACTTTCTTCATGCCCATATGTTATTTGTATTGTTGTAATGCCTCAATCAGTTGGTCGTTCTCCTGACGGGTACCAACAGTTATCCGCAGACAATCCTTGCAAAGAGCTATGGAACTGCGGTTGCGGACAATAATGCCTTTGCCCACCAAGTAGTTATAAATGGACTTTGCATCGGTTACTTTGGTCAGGAAAAAGTTGGCATCCGTAGGATAGATTTTTTCCACACAAGGTAGTGCAGTAAAGGCTTCTATCAGATATGAACGTTCACCAATCAGTTTTTTCACCCACGCTTCTACCTGGTCGTATTTCTTCAGCACTTGCATCGCTTGTTGTTGAGTAAGCTGGTTTACATTATAGGGATACTTTATCTTGTTGAGAATATCGATAATGTCTCTGGAAGCGAAGGCCATCCCCAGACGAATTGCAGCGCATCCCCCTGCTTTGGAAAATGTTTGAAGTACAATCAGATTTGGATGTTTATCCAGTTCGGAAAGGAAAGAAGGCTTGTCTGAGAAATCGATGTAGGCCTCATCCAGAACAACCAGCCCTTCGAAAGAATTAAGAACTTTCTCAATTTCCGAACGCAACAATTCGTTACCCGTAGGATTATTGGGCGAGCACAGGAAAATCAGTTTAGTATGCTCATCGGTGGCGGTAAGAATTTCATCGGCCGAGAATTGAAAATCTTCATTGAGTAACACTTTGCGATACTCCACATTGTTCACATCGGCACACACTTGGTACATTCCGTAAGTTGGGTCGATGGCAACCACATTATCTTTATCGGGTTCACAAAAAGCGCGAAACACCAAGTCGATGGCTTCATCGCTGCCGTTGCCCAGGAAGATACTCTCTGGTTTCACTCTCTTGATGGGAGCAATCATTTCCTTCAGGTCTCGTTGCAAAGGGTCGGGATAGCGGTTGAACGGAGTGTTATAGGGATTCTCATTGGCATCAAGAAAAACAGAAGCCTCCACTCCTTTATATTCGTCACGGGCCGAAGAGTAGGGTTTCAGTTCCCAGATGTTCGGACGCGTTAATTCTTTTAATGCTTTCATGGTTTTATGATTTTAATGTATTAAGCCTTACGGTGACTGCATTCTTGTGTGCATCCAGTTGCTCGTTGGCAGCCATAATTTCGATGGCCGGGCCAATGGTTTGAATGCCTTCGCGACTGATCTCCTGGAAGGTGATTTTACGGATAAAGCTATCGAGGCTGACTCCGCTGTAAGCCTTGGCATATCCGTTGGTAGGAAGTGTATGGTTGGTGCCCGAAGCATAGTCGCCCGCACTCTCGGGAGTAAGCGACCCAAGGAATACCGACCCGGCGTTGGAGATTCTTTCTGCTACCGCCATGTAATCTTCCGTCTCCAGAATAAGATGCTCGGGGGCATAATCGTTGGTCATTTCGATGGCCTCATCCAGATTATTCACGAGAATCAGTTTGCTGTTTTCCAAAGATTTTGAAGCAATCTCTTTCCGAGGAAGACGTGCAAGCTGTTGTTCCACCTCTTCGACCACCTTTTCTATTAAAGCAGGAGAAGTAGTAATCAGTATTGCCTGACTATCCACCCCATGTTCGGCCTGAGACAAAAGATCGGCAGCCACAAAAGCCGGATTGGCAGAGGCATCGGCAAGTACTTCTACCTCCGACGGACCGGCGGGCATATCGATAGCAACATCGCGTAGAGAGACAAGTTGCTTGGCGGCAGTTACGTACTGATTTCCCGGACCGAAGATTTTATAAACCTTGGGGACCGATTCTGTACCATATGCCATGGCGGCAATAGCCTGTACCCCACCCGCTTTGAAGATTTTGCTCACACCTGCCTGACTGGCGGCGAACAGAATAGCTGGGTGAACTTTTCCTTCACGGTTGGGAGGTGTGCAAAGCACAATCTCCTTGCATCCTGCAATACGTGCCGGAACAGCGAGCATCAGAACCGTAGAGAAGAGAGGGGCCGTTCCGCCCGGAACATACAATCCCACCTTTTCAATTCCCACTGCTTTCTGCCAGCAAACCACTCCCGGGCGAGTTTCCACCTTCTTTCCTGTGAATACTTGTGCCCTGTGAAATGTATCAATATTCTCTTTTGCAAGCAGGATGGCAGCTTTTAACTCTTCGCTGACCAGCGCTTCGGCTTCGCGAAGTTCTTCGGGTGTAACCGCCAGATTGCCGAGCTGCACCTTATCAAAGGTAGCTTCATACTCCAGAACAGCCTGATCGCCTTCACTCTTTACACGGTTCAGGATGCCCAGAACCGTATCATTGAGACTGTCGGTGTTGAGTGCAGGGCGTTTCAGGATTTCCTGCCAATCTTCTTTTTTCGGATAGTTGATTACTTTCATAGTATTAAAGAATCATTTTTTCGATAGGTAGAACCAGAATGCCTTCAGCTCCGAGGGATTTCAGCTTACCGATGATTTCCCAGAAACTCTTTTCGTCGAGCACGGTGTGTACCGAGCACCAATCTTCCTGAGCAAGCGGCATCACTGTGGGACTCTTCATTCCGGGAAGCACCTCAATTATTTCTTTCAGCTTATCTTTCGGAGCATTCATTAGCACATATTTCTTGTCCTCGGCCGTTTTTACTGCATCCATACGGAACAGCAACTCTTCGAGAATCTCCTTGTTTTCAGACGACATTTTCTTGTAACCGATTAGCAATGCCTCCGACTTCATGATTACTTCTACCTCTTTCAGGCGGTTGCTTACCAATGTAGAACCTGAGCTGACAATATCAAAAATGGCATCAGCCAGTCCGATACCCGGAGCTACCTCCACAGAACCATTGATCACGTGAATCTCTGTCTCTACTCCGTTGGCTTTCATAAATTTCTCAAGAATAACCGGATATGAAGTTGCAATCTTCTTACCATTGAACCAAGAAAGTCCGGGGTATTCAATATCTTTAGGAATAGCCAGAGAAAGACGGCATTTGCTAAAGCCAAGTCGTTTCACGATTTCGGCATCTTCGTTCTTCTCAACATATTCATTTTCGCCCACAATACCCAGATCGGCAACTCCGGTAGCTACTGCCTGTGGAATATCATCATCACGAAGGTACAACACCTCGACAGGGAAATTGGTTGACTGAACAAGGAGGGATCTCTTGTGTGAACTTAGTTTAATGTCTGATTCTTCAAAAAGGGCCATTGTTTCTTCGAATAAACGACCTTTAGCTTGTACGGCAATTCTTAGCATAAGTTTATTGTATTTTTAATTATTAAGCAATAACAAAAAAAAGGCTCACCAATACGGTAAGCCTTCTTTTATCTCATATATATATACACAAGCTATACGCCCACCGATGAATCGTCAGGAAAATGATGATGATGATGATGTGTAGCTGTAATAATCATGCTGTTTTTTATTTATTAATGCGACAAAAGTAAACTAATCTATTTGTTTCTCCAAATAATTATCACAAAAAGATGTTAGTTTCTAGCAATTTATTTGTTTGACCTCCTTTTCTTCCACTTCGCAGCCCATGAAAGCCATCTCCTCTTTCACCTTATCCTGAGAGAAAGTGAAGTAGGTACAAATGGCTTTAGTACAGAGTTCGCCGGCGGCATTGTACAACCGACCCTCAATTACTACCAAGTTGCGTTTTACTTCCTGAATTGTAGCACGAAGTGTTAGAAAAGCATCGTTGGTGCTGACCGCTTTCATGTAACGCGTCTCCATCTTGGAGGTTACTCCTGTGGTCTGTAATTTCCGCAGAATAGCCCAGGCACATATTTCGTCGAGTAAAACAGCCTGAATACCGCCATGAAGAGTATCAATCCATCCTTGAAACTGCGGTTGAGGTTTCCATACGCTGACAATCTCATCGCCATCTTCATAGAAATCCATCTGCAGTCCGCTAGTATTCTTTTTGGAACAACCAAAACAGTTGTACCCTTCTTTATTACTCCATGGATTAATTATCTTCTTCATGACATCAATATTTTAAGCTAGTTATTTCTTGTAATTTGCCAGACCTTTCTTAAGGAACTCAACATACTTGCCAATGTCTTCATTGTAAGAGTATGATCTGTTTAGCGGTTTGCCTTCATTGTTCAGCAACACATAAAATGGCTGAGCATTTGAGCCGAACTTGGTTCTTTGTAAATAGCTCCATTTGTCGCCAATAGTACGCAGAATTCTCTCGGTTCCGTTTTCTGTAACAGTAATCGGTGCAGGAAGAGGTCTCTTATCGTCTACATATAATGAAATCAAAACATAATCGTTCTCGATAATGCTGCTTACCTTTGGGTCAATCCATACGGCAAGCTCCATCTTACGACAGTTTACACAGCCAAACCCTGTAAAGTCGACCATAACTGGCTTTCCTTGTTCCTGGGCATATTTCATTCCGGCATCATAATCATCAAACTTGGCATGTATCTCTTTGGTATAAAGATTAAAATCCTGCGTATTCATCGGAGGTGAGAAAGCACTCACTGCCTTCAAAGGTGCGCCCCACAATCCCGGAACCATATACACGGCAAAAGCCAGTGAAATCATGGCCAGGAAGAATGAAGGTACCGACACCTTACCATCTTCATCATCGTGCGGGAAACGGATCTTGCCCAACAGATAGAATCCGAGCAAGGCAAAGATTACAATCCAAAGAGCAAGGAAGGTTTCACGGTCGAGCAATCTCCAGCCATAAGCCAAGTCGGCCACCGAGAAGAACTTCAGGGCAAAGGCAAGCTCAAGGAAACCTAATACCACCTTAACCTTATTCATCCATCCGCCCGAACGTGGCATAGATTTCAGCCATGAAGGGAAGAGGGCGAACAGTGTGAAAGGCAAAGCCAATGCGATGGCAAAGCCAAGCATTCCGACTGCCGGTGCAACAATGCTACCTGTAGTGGATACCTCTACCAGCAAGAATCCGATGATAGGACCAGTGCAGGAGAAGGAAACAAGAGTAAGTGTGAAAGCCATCAGGAAGATGCTGAGCAATCCACTTGTTTTC
The Bacteroides sedimenti genome window above contains:
- the hisD gene encoding histidinol dehydrogenase produces the protein MKVINYPKKEDWQEILKRPALNTDSLNDTVLGILNRVKSEGDQAVLEYEATFDKVQLGNLAVTPEELREAEALVSEELKAAILLAKENIDTFHRAQVFTGKKVETRPGVVCWQKAVGIEKVGLYVPGGTAPLFSTVLMLAVPARIAGCKEIVLCTPPNREGKVHPAILFAASQAGVSKIFKAGGVQAIAAMAYGTESVPKVYKIFGPGNQYVTAAKQLVSLRDVAIDMPAGPSEVEVLADASANPAFVAADLLSQAEHGVDSQAILITTSPALIEKVVEEVEQQLARLPRKEIASKSLENSKLILVNNLDEAIEMTNDYAPEHLILETEDYMAVAERISNAGSVFLGSLTPESAGDYASGTNHTLPTNGYAKAYSGVSLDSFIRKITFQEISREGIQTIGPAIEIMAANEQLDAHKNAVTVRLNTLKS
- a CDS encoding PaaI family thioesterase yields the protein MKKIINPWSNKEGYNCFGCSKKNTSGLQMDFYEDGDEIVSVWKPQPQFQGWIDTLHGGIQAVLLDEICAWAILRKLQTTGVTSKMETRYMKAVSTNDAFLTLRATIQEVKRNLVVIEGRLYNAAGELCTKAICTYFTFSQDKVKEEMAFMGCEVEEKEVKQINC
- the hisG gene encoding ATP phosphoribosyltransferase, producing MLRIAVQAKGRLFEETMALFEESDIKLSSHKRSLLVQSTNFPVEVLYLRDDDIPQAVATGVADLGIVGENEYVEKNEDAEIVKRLGFSKCRLSLAIPKDIEYPGLSWFNGKKIATSYPVILEKFMKANGVETEIHVINGSVEVAPGIGLADAIFDIVSSGSTLVSNRLKEVEVIMKSEALLIGYKKMSSENKEILEELLFRMDAVKTAEDKKYVLMNAPKDKLKEIIEVLPGMKSPTVMPLAQEDWCSVHTVLDEKSFWEIIGKLKSLGAEGILVLPIEKMIL
- the hisB gene encoding bifunctional histidinol-phosphatase/imidazoleglycerol-phosphate dehydratase HisB — its product is MKKVLFIDRDGTLVIEPPVDYQLDSLDKLEFYPKVFRNLGFIRSKLDFEFVMVTNQDGLGTDSFPEHTFWPAHNKMLKAFENEGITFDDILIDPSMPEEKSPNRKPGIGMMGKYLQEGAYDLAGSFVIGDRITDVQLAKNIGCKAIFMQDSTDELKRKGLEDVCVLVTADWDRVTEFLFAGERTAQVQRTTKETDILIKINLDGSGTCNISTGLGFFDHMLEQIGKHSGMDLTIRVKGDLEVDEHHTIEDTAIALGECIYKALGSKRGIERYGYCLPMDDCLCQVALDFGGRPWLVWDAEFKREKIGEMPTEMFLHFFKSLSDAAKMNLNIKAEGQNEHHKIEGIFKALARALKMAIKRDIYHFELPSTKGML
- a CDS encoding tetratricopeptide repeat protein; the encoded protein is MKKLTTTFIMGLLLSFNQAYAQDFNKKFGELFSKGDTIGQLQLLQKWEKAKNDDPELYVAYFNYYVNKSKKELITLGNTPKGEIVFQIMDKDSTVKEPVGYIYDETYYDKEFLGKGLTFIDKGIERYPSRLDMRFGKVYVFGLIKDYAKFTDEIIKTIDYSAKIDNKWVWTENTPVEDPEKFLLSTVQKYVLQIYNTEDDTLLDNMKAIAEAVLKQNPNHVESLSNLSIVYMLKKEYDKALEALLKAEKIDGKDYIVLSNIAQAYKLKGKCQKAIKYYEKVLKYGDDQSKEYAKQQIELLKKMEK
- the hisC gene encoding histidinol-phosphate transaminase — encoded protein: MKALKELTRPNIWELKPYSSARDEYKGVEASVFLDANENPYNTPFNRYPDPLQRDLKEMIAPIKRVKPESIFLGNGSDEAIDLVFRAFCEPDKDNVVAIDPTYGMYQVCADVNNVEYRKVLLNEDFQFSADEILTATDEHTKLIFLCSPNNPTGNELLRSEIEKVLNSFEGLVVLDEAYIDFSDKPSFLSELDKHPNLIVLQTFSKAGGCAAIRLGMAFASRDIIDILNKIKYPYNVNQLTQQQAMQVLKKYDQVEAWVKKLIGERSYLIEAFTALPCVEKIYPTDANFFLTKVTDAKSIYNYLVGKGIIVRNRSSIALCKDCLRITVGTRQENDQLIEALQQYK